Proteins from a genomic interval of Nocardia sp. BMG51109:
- a CDS encoding cytochrome P450 has translation MAVRTHSSRDHSIPHPRWRVPVLGDLTTVNLTTPTQATMALGRRLGPVFERKLLGLRFVFVYGADIVAELSDESRFAKKELPFLRGIGGDGLFTALNEEPNWRRAHNLLRPAFTQAAMRRYHWTMLEVTSELIDRWDRGAGGETVDVSGDMTKLTLETIARTGFSYSFDALRRDEPHPFVTAMIDSLFYAPIRTMLSLPVVGDPMMRRFDEKEQARRDYMFGVVDKVVDERLAGGPTAHDDLLELMMRAAREGDPNKLDERNIRYQIVTFLVAGHETTAGALSFALYYLSQHPEVQARARAEIEEVWGRSDTVSFEQVAKLRYVRRVIDESLRLWPTAPVYSRQARHDTVVGGRYRMAAGDSMTVLIPLLHRDPLWGPDPERFDPDRFAPEVARDRAPHIYKPFGTGERGCIGRQFAIHESILVLGSILRRYDIAADPGYTLRVAERLTFMPRDFRLRLRHRN, from the coding sequence ATGGCCGTCCGGACACACTCGTCGCGAGACCACTCCATTCCGCATCCCCGCTGGCGGGTGCCCGTACTGGGCGACCTGACCACCGTGAATCTGACCACGCCCACGCAGGCGACGATGGCCCTGGGTCGCCGGCTGGGCCCGGTCTTCGAGCGCAAGTTGCTGGGGCTGCGCTTCGTGTTCGTCTACGGAGCCGACATCGTCGCCGAACTCTCCGACGAATCACGGTTCGCGAAAAAGGAGCTCCCGTTCCTGCGCGGGATCGGGGGCGACGGATTGTTCACCGCGCTCAACGAGGAGCCGAATTGGCGCCGGGCGCACAATCTGCTGCGCCCGGCCTTCACCCAGGCCGCGATGCGTCGATACCACTGGACGATGCTCGAGGTCACCTCCGAACTGATCGACCGGTGGGACCGTGGCGCTGGCGGGGAGACCGTCGACGTGTCGGGAGATATGACGAAGCTGACGCTGGAAACCATCGCGCGCACCGGATTCAGCTATTCCTTCGACGCCCTGCGGCGGGACGAACCGCACCCGTTCGTCACCGCCATGATCGACTCGCTGTTCTACGCCCCTATCCGCACGATGCTGTCCCTGCCGGTGGTCGGCGATCCGATGATGCGCCGTTTCGACGAGAAGGAGCAGGCGCGCCGCGACTACATGTTCGGCGTCGTGGACAAGGTCGTCGACGAACGCCTCGCCGGCGGCCCCACCGCGCACGACGACCTGCTCGAACTGATGATGCGCGCCGCTCGCGAGGGCGACCCGAACAAGCTGGACGAGCGCAATATCCGCTACCAGATCGTCACATTCCTGGTCGCGGGGCACGAAACGACCGCCGGCGCACTGTCTTTCGCGCTCTACTACCTTTCGCAGCACCCCGAGGTGCAGGCCCGGGCCCGGGCCGAGATCGAGGAGGTCTGGGGGCGCTCCGACACCGTCTCGTTCGAGCAGGTCGCGAAACTACGGTACGTGCGCCGAGTGATCGACGAGTCGCTGCGGCTCTGGCCGACCGCGCCCGTCTACTCCCGACAGGCCCGGCACGACACCGTCGTCGGCGGCAGGTATCGAATGGCCGCGGGCGACAGCATGACCGTCCTCATCCCGCTGCTGCACCGCGACCCGCTATGGGGCCCGGACCCGGAGCGATTCGATCCCGATCGCTTCGCCCCCGAGGTGGCGCGCGACCGGGCACCACACATCTACAAGCCGTTCGGCACCGGTGAACGGGGCTGCATCGGACGGCAATTCGCGATCCACGAGTCAATTCTCGTACTCGGCTCGATCCTGCGGCGGTACGACATCGCCGCCGACCCCGGCTAC
- a CDS encoding ParB/RepB/Spo0J family partition protein: protein MLAESAAAFPPIVVHRSTMQLIDGWHRLRAAEQRGDSTVAAVFFDGSPAEVFVLAVKLNAAHGLPLSLADRKAAALRILSMHPSWSDRSIAALAGISHKTVGAIRERSTGEIPQPTSRMASNGVMHRVDGRQRRQHAAELFTADPGASVRKVALEAGISVTTAKDVRKQLKRAGGPEVGRGDTGGSAGITELGARLVPPAVPGAGAPTPATEELARQLRKDPSLRFTEVGRKLLHWLEFPLDGVADWDSVISSIPSHCLPRVAELARRRARDWEQLTTALDRYTQTRRCG, encoded by the coding sequence ATGCTGGCTGAATCGGCGGCGGCATTTCCGCCGATCGTGGTCCATCGGTCCACGATGCAGCTCATCGACGGATGGCACCGGCTGCGGGCCGCCGAACAGCGCGGCGATTCGACGGTCGCGGCGGTGTTCTTCGACGGGAGTCCGGCGGAGGTGTTCGTGCTCGCAGTGAAACTCAATGCCGCGCACGGATTGCCGCTGTCGCTTGCCGACAGGAAGGCCGCCGCTCTCCGCATTCTGTCGATGCACCCCAGCTGGTCCGATCGCTCGATCGCCGCTCTCGCCGGGATCTCGCACAAGACCGTGGGCGCGATCCGGGAGCGGTCGACTGGGGAAATTCCCCAGCCGACCAGTCGGATGGCGAGCAACGGCGTGATGCACCGGGTCGACGGCCGGCAGCGGCGCCAGCATGCCGCGGAGCTGTTCACTGCGGATCCCGGCGCCTCGGTGCGGAAGGTCGCGCTCGAGGCCGGGATCTCGGTGACGACGGCCAAGGACGTGCGAAAACAACTGAAGCGCGCGGGTGGCCCGGAAGTGGGCCGCGGCGATACCGGGGGTTCGGCCGGCATCACGGAACTCGGTGCTCGGCTGGTTCCCCCCGCCGTTCCCGGTGCCGGCGCGCCGACACCCGCGACCGAGGAACTGGCGCGTCAACTGCGCAAGGATCCGTCCCTGCGCTTCACCGAGGTCGGCCGGAAACTGCTGCATTGGCTGGAGTTCCCGCTCGACGGCGTCGCCGATTGGGATTCCGTCATCAGCAGCATTCCGAGTCATTGTCTCCCGCGTGTCGCCGAGCTCGCCAGGCGCCGCGCACGAGATTGGGAGCAACTGACCACCGCTCTCGACAGATATACGCAGACTCGGAGATGCGGTTGA